The DNA region AGGCATCTCAGTGGATTTTGAAAGCTCATCTAAGATACCATATTGGCATATCTTCCTTGCAACATCACTGTCAAGTATGAACACAAAGCCCCCTCTTAGTTCGTGGCATAACCTTGTGCGGAAATGAGGAAGTCCCTATTTTCATCACTTATCTTACTTAAATCAGAGTTTGAGAAAAAATATTGTTCCATTAAATCAAGGGCTTTGTCTTGATTTGGAAGGAAGTTCATTGCGAGGCCTGCCTTAGGCCAATCATCATAGAGTTTCGCGTATGAAGTAATTAGATGCCCAGCATCAATTTTGAGTGTTTGTGATTTTATAATAGCTGTTGCAGCAAGCTCAGTGGAATTTATGTTTGCATCAAATTCTGACAAGGGATTGATTATGCCTCCTCTAATTAATTTTAATGCGAAAGAATCAGCTTCTTTTTCATCTTGATCTCTCTTAATGAGAGGGATGTCTTGAATGGTTTCATTTACTTCATTGATACTTTCATCAACTAATATTCCATTTTTAGAAATATGTCCACAAGCAATGTGGCCAATTTCATGAGCGAGAACAAATAATTGACGTGATATTTGTTTATTTTTAAAACCTAAAACAATGATAGGTCTGCTATCGACACAT from Enterobacter chengduensis includes:
- a CDS encoding ImmA/IrrE family metallo-endopeptidase; the protein is MEKNNSPSLTAKTIYAKLKDAGYPKSFIQRLLPEWWDNSLIKTSAGAFQFALILNQKLGITVFFAEDGELMIEENNELFRFKHSKNTKASELNISANIGKALSNHALFCIKKDYIRLDPDPIQLRNKILKKSNNGIIDFELLLGFCWESGIPVLFLDDLPRSTKRMTGMALCVDSRPIIVLGFKNKQISRQLFVLAHEIGHIACGHISKNGILVDESINEVNETIQDIPLIKRDQDEKEADSFALKLIRGGIINPLSEFDANINSTELAATAIIKSQTLKIDAGHLITSYAKLYDDWPKAGLAMNFLPNQDKALDLMEQYFFSNSDLSKISDENRDFLISAQGYATN